In Sander vitreus isolate 19-12246 chromosome 7, sanVit1, whole genome shotgun sequence, a genomic segment contains:
- the LOC144520650 gene encoding oxysterol-binding protein-related protein 2-like, whose protein sequence is MNNEDEFYDAVTGLDSDESYEGVSEGSYKDAVVFDSSSQKNNGSVPQENGIKKHRTSLPAAMFSRNTISVWSILKKCIGLELSKITMPIVFNEPLSFLQRITEYMEHTYLINRACSLSNSIERMQAVAAFAVSAVASQWDRTGKPFNPLLGETYELTREDQGFRLVSEQVSHHPPVSAFHAESLVGDFVFHGSIYPKLKFWGKSVEAEPKGTITLELLKHNEGYTWSNPFCCVHNIILGKLWIEQYGTVEIVNHSTGDKCVLNFKPCGMFGKELHKVEGYIQDKSKKKHCVIYGKWTECMWSVDPQAYEAHKKSERKGDNKKHKNEEQEGAENDDADDMPDVQETVSVVPGSTLLWRIESRPAHSAVMYNFTNFTMSLNELEPGMEAVLPHTDCRFRPDIRAMENGNMDEATKEKERLEEKQRAARKERAKDEDEWSTRWFQMGTNPYTNSQGWLYTGGYFNRKYQDLPDIY, encoded by the exons ATGAACAATGAGGATGAATTCTACGACGCCGTcacag GCCTGGATTCGGACGAGTCGTATGAAGGGGTGTCAGAGGGTAGTTACAAAGATGCGGTGGTGTTTGACAGCAGCAGTCAGAAGAACAACGGATcggtgccgcaggaaaatgGCATCAAGAAACACAG gACGTCATTACCTGCGGCCATGTTTTCTAGAAACACTATCAGTGTCTGGAGCATCCTGAAGAAATGCATCGGACTG GAACTCTCTAAGATCACAATGCCCATCGTCTTCAACGAGCCTCTGAGCTTCCTGCAGAGAATTACAGAATACATGGAACACACTTACCTCATCAACAGAGCCTGCTCGCTGTCCAACTCCATAGAACGCATgcag GCAGTAGCTGCTTTTGCTGTGTCAGCAGTTGCGTCTCAGTGGGACAGAACTGGAAAACCCTTTAACCCTCTGCTGGGAGAGACCTATGAACTcaccag AGAGGATCAGGGTTTTCGGCTAGTGTCGGAGCAGGTATCCCATCATCCCCCAGTCAGTGCCTTCCATGCAGAGAGTCTGGTCGGGGACTTCGTCTTCCACGGTTCCATCTACCCCAAACTCAAGTTCTGGGGCAAGAGCGTCGAGGCTGAGCCTAAAGGAACCATCACACTAGAGTTACTCAA gCACAACGAGGGGTACACATGGAGTAACCCTTTCTGCTGTGTACACAATATCATCCTTGGCAAGCTATGGATAGAGCAGTATGGCACAGTGGAAATAGTCAACCACAG CACTGGAGACAAGTGTGTGTTGAATTTCAAGCCCTGTGGCATGTTTGGCAAAGAGCTTCACAAAGTGGAGGGATACATCCAGGATAAGAG tAAAAAGAAGCACTGTGTAATCTATGGAAAGTGGACCGAGTGCATGTGGAGTGTCGACCCTCAGGCCTATGAGGCCCACAAGAAGTcggagaggaaaggagacaaCAAGAAGCACAAAAAT gaggagcaggagggagCAGAGAACGATGACGCAGACGACATGCCCGATGTCCAGGAGACGGTTTCTGTTGTACCAGGAAGCACTCTGCTGTGGAGGATAGAATCCAGACCAGCACACTCTGCTGtg ATGTACAACTTCACCAACTTTACAATGTCTCTCAATGAGCTGGAGCCTGGCATGGAGGCTGTCTTGCCCCACACAGACTGTCGCTTCAGGCCTGACATCAGAGCCATGGAGAATGGCAACATGG ATGAGGCCACTAAGGAGAAGGAGAGACTGGAGGAGAAACAGAGAGCTGCCAGAAAGGAGAGAGCCAAGGATGAGGATGAGTGGTCTACTAG GTGGTTCCAGATGGGCACCAACCCATACACCAACTCCCAGGGCTGGCTTTACACCGGTGGCTACTTCAATAGGAAATACCAGGACCTGCCCGATATCTACTGA